Genomic window (Arachis hypogaea cultivar Tifrunner chromosome 13, arahy.Tifrunner.gnm2.J5K5, whole genome shotgun sequence):
tgtttttaattttggtatTATAGTTTTTATCCCTGTAATTGATTTGGTACAATAATTTCCAAGAGTGAGTGATATTAACAAATCTAGGTAAAAATAAATCACACCTAGACTTAGTGATGTGTATAGTAGCTGAATCGTAATTCTttcatattaaattatcaatcaatatattcatatataacaatgttTTGACAGTCTTAAGAAGGAAAGAAACAATCCAACAACCGTTATAACTATAGCCCCACACAGCCACAATGACCACATATTCAATTCTCAGCATTAATGTGGAGTGTAGACATAAGCATATAACATATCATTTAATCATCACAATGAAGTGTCTAGTGTCTACTCTATCCTAAGTACACTGCAGATTGTAGATATCTAAAAGGATCAGAATGAAGCCTCTTCAAGTGACACAAGCACAACAAGACCCTCAGAGTCACACCGATTGCATTGATCAAGCTTCAGACAAAAGCATAGTAGTTCCCAACAAACATGTCACAATAGCTGATAGCTTCAAAGGCGAACATTCATGGTACCTTTACTATTACAAATAGTAATACTGTATCTATAGTTTAGGCAGAAGAAAAAAACAGTGCTGACAGTATTTGTATTTGTATGTAcaagtgaatttatttttttatgtatgcctaagtataattcaaaattcaatcaCTCCCTTGTGATTTTCTCCCCTATATTTGGGCTTTTACAGGTTCATCACTACTCATATCCCAACAGACTTTTCAATTCAAGTCCAAGAAACCACCTACAATGTTCACAAGGTACAAATAAACATCATAGATTGTTTAGACccaaaaggaataataataataagaaaaacatAGCATAAACAAATGTTGCTAATAAATTTTCCCTCTTATCTGCCCTATGGTTTGGTTCAGAAACATTAACACTATCAGTAGTAATCTTTTTTACCAGTCTTCATCTCCATAAGTGCACAATTCTACTACAGACATTAGACAGCTAATAACCATTCTTTCCTTCATAGTATGGGTATTTTGGTTTTCTCCAAACCCTTTGGGATAGGAGAAAAAGAATTGCCCCAAGTGAGAAAGAAGAGAATGTCAGAGGCAGATTAAGAATCCTCCTTAAAAGAAGACCAAACAGTAGGAAACACTAACAGGGGACACTAACACTAATTCTCTGTAACAGTTCCCATTGATCTCAAAATGTGGCTACTTAGGAAGATTGGAAGTCCAGCCTTTGATCTCGAATTCTGGCAAGGAGCTCAACCTCGAAAACTTTCCAGGTGGATTCAAGACATTTGAAACAATTCTAAAATTCTGCTATGGCTTCCCTATAGATTTCAACCCAGAAAATGTGGCTGCACTGAGATGCGCAGCGGAATTCCTAGAGATGACCGAAGAACTAGAAGATGGAAATCTCATTTCCAAGTCTGAAGCTTTCCTAACATTTGTTGTGCTCGCTTCATGGAAAGACACCATCACTGTACTGAAATCTTGCGAAACTTTATCTCCATGGGCTGAGAACCTCCAAATTGTCAGAAGATGTTGTGATTCCATTGCTTGGAAAGCTACTAAAGATGAACTCACTTGCGAAGATGCAGCACCTAATCAAGAGACCTGGTGGTTCAATGATGTAGCCGACTTCCGCATCGATCACTTTATGCGGATCATTTCAGCAATAAGGGCGAAAGGAACTAAACCAGAGATCATAGGTAAATGTATCATGCAGTATGCAAAGAGATGGCTACCAGGAATGGATATGGAGTTAGAAGGAATAAGAGGATATGGTCATGGAAAAAGTAGCCTAGAGTTCAGTATTTTTACtgggagaaagaaagaaagcacaGGACACAGCAAGGATCAAAGGACAATTATTGAAAACCTAGTCAGCATAATTCCCCCTCAGCAAGGAGCTGTGTCATGCAAATTTTTGTTGCAGATATTAAAGCTGGCAAGGATGTATTCTGTATCGCAAGCTCTGACTTCATATCTGGAAAAGAGAATTAGTACGGTTTTGGAAGATGCTGAGGTGAATGATCTTTTAATTCCAAGATATCAAAATGAAGAAATGGCCAAGTGAGTATGCAGCCATTTCTTTTACACATAGGCATTAATACACAATGACAGTTCCAACTCTGCAACCCCATACACCAAAAGAACAACCCATTTTTGTGAAAACAACCAGTGAcactaatttttgtattttgctttttcctttctttttccctATTCCTAGCATGCCTAATTCTTCAGATGAATGCACTATGCACGACGTAGATGTAGTGCAACGAATTGTGGAATACTTCTTGATGCATGAACAACAGCAAATGCAACAGCAACCAAAGTTGGCGAGATTTAACATTAGCAGGCTCTTGGACAATTACCTAGCTGAAATTTCAAGAGATCCAAATCTTTCAATTACTAAGTTCCAAGTTTTAGCTGAATTGCTACCTGAAAACACTCGAACATGTGATGATGGTCTATATAGAGCCATTGACACCTATCTCAAGGTCATCAATCCAACTCTTAGTTTTTGTGTTACAGATACAAAGTATTTTATGTTCTGATATTGACATGTTCTGTGCAGACCCATCCTTCACTGACAGAACATGACCGTAGAAGACTATGCAAAACAATGAATTGTGAGAAACTTTCACTTGATGGGTGTACACATGCTGCACAAAATGATAGACTGCCTCTAAGAACAGTTGTACAGGTTAAGTTTACAAGAACTCTAGAACTTGATTTTCAATTCCTTCGTACTCATAGCCTACACTTCCATTGCAAGGATTAAATTCTCTGAACATTGCAGTAAAACAGAATTGGTTTGTTAGAGCAGTTTAAAGAGAAGAAATGTTGACACATGAAATAATCATTGCATTACAATATTCTACAGTTAGAACTAAAGATTATCAGGTCCATTTTCATTAGATGATTGAATTCAACAATATAACACACTGGAACCGGTTCAATTCACAACTATGCAT
Coding sequences:
- the LOC112792212 gene encoding BTB/POZ domain-containing protein DOT3 → MKPLQVTQAQQDPQSHTDCIDQASDKSIVVPNKHVTIADSFKGEHSWFITTHIPTDFSIQVQETTYNVHKFPLISKCGYLGRLEVQPLISNSGKELNLENFPGGFKTFETILKFCYGFPIDFNPENVAALRCAAEFLEMTEELEDGNLISKSEAFLTFVVLASWKDTITVLKSCETLSPWAENLQIVRRCCDSIAWKATKDELTCEDAAPNQETWWFNDVADFRIDHFMRIISAIRAKGTKPEIIGKCIMQYAKRWLPGMDMELEGIRGYGHGKSSLEFSIFTGRKKESTGHSKDQRTIIENLVSIIPPQQGAVSCKFLLQILKLARMYSVSQALTSYLEKRISTVLEDAEVNDLLIPRYQNEEMANMPNSSDECTMHDVDVVQRIVEYFLMHEQQQMQQQPKLARFNISRLLDNYLAEISRDPNLSITKFQVLAELLPENTRTCDDGLYRAIDTYLKTHPSLTEHDRRRLCKTMNCEKLSLDGCTHAAQNDRLPLRTVVQVLFSEQVKMRAAMQEKEQEQSGINSEQDENQTSASMDIKTLKSELEHVKSKMIELQKDYFELQREYEKLNKPKNSTGWSLNWRKIKNSFHVKPAGDEIGDEQDVPKSPEPVQQKGTPRRRTSMS